A segment of the Siphonobacter curvatus genome:
CGAAAGAATCCGGTATAAATTCAGTTTATTATGTAAGGCTTTTACTTTAGTTTTAATGACTACCTCGATTTTAGTACGGGCCGATTGCTGTTGCTGGCAGGCCGCCACCATCGAATCAAAAACTTCGTTGATTTCTTTGTTGATGACCGAGACGAAAATATCCTCTTTGCTGGAAAAGTAGTAGTAAAGTGTGCTTTTCCCCTTACCCATCGCTTTAGCGATATCTTCCATGGTAGTCTTGGTTAGCCCGTACTGCTGAAAGATTTTCTGTGCCGCCTGGATAATGGCCTCTTTGATCTGTTCGTCTTTTACCAGTGTTCCTGTCATTTCGACTAAAATCGTTTTTCGGTCCAAAGGTAATGGCAAGCTTCACATAATTGTTCTCGGTCAGTGAAATATTAAATTATTTTTAACGAGAGATTATTTTAGATATAAGCTTATGCACTCGGGGCCGTATCGGCTCGACCACTGATCTTATTTCTAAGAGCTTGAATGAACCCAAGAGGTTGGAAGGGTTAACGAATAAACAAAAAGTCCTGCCGGTTTGGGCAGGACTTTTGATAAGTGCGTAGAATCGAAGTTTAAACGGACATGATGTCAATTTCCTTCGCGGTAAAGACCTGATCAATTTTTACAATGTACTGATCCGTCAGTTTTTGAACACGTTCTTCACCTTGTTTTACTTCGTCTTCGGAGACGCCTTCTTTCGTCAGTTTTTTGATGCTGTTATTGGCATCCTGACGGGCGTTGCGAATATTAATTTTAGCCGTTTCAATTTCTGCTTTCACGCGTTTCACCAAGTCACGGCGGCGTTCTTCTGTCAGGGGAGGAATGCTAATGCGAAGCAGTTCACCATCGTTAGCGGGCGAAAAGCCAAGGTTTGCATTGCGGATAGCCCGATCAATATCGTTAACCATTTTCTTTTCGAAAGGCTTTACGGTGATCGTACGGGCATCGGGCGTCGTGACAGAGGCTACATTTTGCAGCGGACTCGGTACACCATAGTATTCAACCATAACGCCTTCAAGCATGGCAGGCGATGCTTTGCCAGCCCGAATTTTACTTAATTCAATGGTTAGGTGCTTGATGGCCCCTTCCATGGTTTCTTTCGCAGCTTCGAGATAAAACTCTATTTCGTCCATTGCGGAGATAATAAGTGTGAAGTTTAATACCGTTTGATGGTTTGAAAGGGTTTGAGCGTTAAAACGGTGCTGTGACCGGCCAGTGCGTCAAATTGGTTCAAACCTTATCGAACCTGAAACTAAACTGATTCATTAGGAAATAAGTGTACCTACTTCATGACCCATCACCAGATTCAGCAGGTTTCCGGGCTTGTTCATGTCAAATACAACGATCGGTAATTTGTTTTCCCGGCAAAGGGCAAAGGCCGCCAGATCCATTACTTTGAGATCTTTGGCAATGACTTCATCGAAGGAAACACTGGTGTACCGAGTTGCCGTTGGATCTTTTTCGGGATCTGCCGTATAGACGCCATCCACGCGAGTACCTTTCAGAACCACATCGGCTTTGGTCTCAATGGCCCGCAAGCTGGCCGCTGAGTCGGTCGTGAAGTAAGGGTTACCTGTACCCGCACCAAAAATAACGATCCGGCCTTTCTCCAGGTGACGCATCGCCCGGCGGCGAATCAGGGGCTCGCAGATTTGCTCCATCTTTACTGCCGACATCAGTCGCGTAAAAAGGCCTTCTTTTTCCAGGGCTGCCTGAACAGCCATCCCGTTGATTACGGTGGCTAACATGCCCATGTAGTCGCC
Coding sequences within it:
- the pyrH gene encoding UMP kinase, which produces METPKYKRILLKLSGEALSGEKKSDKIIDSSILEQYAKEVKRVADLGVQVAIVVGGGNIFRGKELEATGLDRVQGDYMGMLATVINGMAVQAALEKEGLFTRLMSAVKMEQICEPLIRRRAMRHLEKGRIVIFGAGTGNPYFTTDSAASLRAIETKADVVLKGTRVDGVYTADPEKDPTATRYTSVSFDEVIAKDLKVMDLAAFALCRENKLPIVVFDMNKPGNLLNLVMGHEVGTLIS
- a CDS encoding TetR/AcrR family transcriptional regulator — protein: MTGTLVKDEQIKEAIIQAAQKIFQQYGLTKTTMEDIAKAMGKGKSTLYYYFSSKEDIFVSVINKEINEVFDSMVAACQQQQSARTKIEVVIKTKVKALHNKLNLYRILSTELPCSRDLMESCRIQFSQREIELFVEILQFGVDHQEFSESIRSNLPFLAYVVISAFRGLEFDLFFSGTDLDAKIDLLLSILVKGLQ
- the frr gene encoding ribosome recycling factor, whose product is MDEIEFYLEAAKETMEGAIKHLTIELSKIRAGKASPAMLEGVMVEYYGVPSPLQNVASVTTPDARTITVKPFEKKMVNDIDRAIRNANLGFSPANDGELLRISIPPLTEERRRDLVKRVKAEIETAKINIRNARQDANNSIKKLTKEGVSEDEVKQGEERVQKLTDQYIVKIDQVFTAKEIDIMSV